A portion of the Microbulbifer agarilyticus genome contains these proteins:
- a CDS encoding glycosyltransferase family 2 protein gives MVENGLVSIVTPSYNAGQLIGRTIDAVLQQTYSKWELIVIDDCSSDDTRDVVSAYASLDSRIRLVALEKNNGAPAAPRNIGVQQARGEWVAFLDADDIWHPMKLELQLAAMLRSQVRFSCTQMSDFSDESTLTFVDPGKVGVEVVSFSRQQVKGRIPTSSVIGCRNLFLDFPFNEDARYKAVEDYHCWLRIHETVGDSIKLAYPLLSYRKVPGQISGSKTYMLERMFMVHREYPGTGRARAILFTLTHALGAIYFRILKKGL, from the coding sequence GTGGTAGAAAACGGGTTAGTCTCAATTGTTACGCCGTCATATAATGCCGGGCAATTGATAGGTCGGACTATAGATGCTGTTCTACAGCAGACTTACTCAAAGTGGGAGCTAATTGTCATTGATGACTGTTCCAGCGATGACACCCGTGATGTTGTTAGTGCATATGCGAGTTTAGATTCAAGGATCAGGTTGGTTGCATTAGAGAAAAACAATGGTGCACCAGCAGCTCCAAGGAATATAGGGGTACAACAGGCAAGAGGGGAGTGGGTTGCTTTTCTAGATGCAGATGATATCTGGCATCCAATGAAGCTTGAATTGCAACTGGCCGCAATGCTTCGGTCCCAAGTTCGGTTCAGCTGTACGCAAATGAGTGACTTTTCGGACGAATCTACTTTGACTTTTGTTGACCCTGGTAAAGTAGGTGTTGAGGTCGTCAGTTTTAGTAGGCAACAGGTTAAAGGGCGTATTCCAACATCAAGTGTTATTGGGTGCCGGAATTTGTTTTTAGATTTTCCTTTTAATGAGGATGCGCGCTATAAGGCGGTAGAAGATTACCACTGTTGGTTGAGGATTCATGAGACTGTGGGTGACAGCATAAAGCTAGCCTATCCATTGCTTAGCTATCGAAAGGTTCCAGGACAAATTTCTGGTTCCAAAACCTACATGCTTGAGCGTATGTTTATGGTCCACCGTGAATACCCTGGCACGGGGAGAGCCCGGGCAATTTTATTTACGTTAACCCATGCGTTGGGTGCGATTTATTTTCGAATATTAAAAAAAGGTTTGTAA
- a CDS encoding MraY family glycosyltransferase — MTIWWLLAVVVGVSFFATGALRRYALSRSLMDIPNSRSSHSVATPRGGGVAIVFVFSGVLPLLACIDVLSWGNTWALLGAGLMVAIIGFWDDHGHVPARWRLLGHFVAAFWALFLIGGMPPLYMFGVEFKLAWLGQILGAIYLVWLLNLYNFMDGIDGIASVEAICVCVGGALLYWVVGSPNSDYSLSWLVPVVLAAAVVGFFFWNCPPAKIFMGDAGSGFLGISLGVLSLQVAWVAPQLFWSWLILLGVFVVDATWTLIFRFFRGDKVYEAHRSHAYQHAARIFGKHSTVTYSVVVINVFWLFPIAYMVGLKSLDGLLGLILAYLPLAFFAVKFNAGSREADSSC; from the coding sequence ATGACGATTTGGTGGTTGCTGGCTGTAGTTGTCGGCGTTTCGTTTTTTGCTACAGGCGCGTTGCGTCGCTATGCACTGTCTCGTAGCTTGATGGATATACCGAATTCACGTAGTTCACATTCGGTGGCGACTCCTAGAGGGGGGGGGGTAGCGATTGTTTTTGTTTTTTCCGGTGTGTTACCGCTACTGGCCTGTATTGACGTTTTATCTTGGGGAAATACATGGGCACTTTTAGGCGCAGGCCTAATGGTTGCGATTATTGGTTTCTGGGATGATCATGGTCACGTCCCGGCTCGGTGGCGTTTATTGGGGCACTTTGTGGCTGCTTTCTGGGCCTTGTTCCTCATAGGCGGCATGCCTCCATTATATATGTTTGGTGTTGAATTCAAATTGGCGTGGCTTGGTCAAATCTTGGGAGCTATTTATTTGGTTTGGTTGCTTAACCTGTACAATTTTATGGACGGAATAGACGGGATTGCCAGCGTAGAAGCGATTTGTGTATGTGTTGGCGGGGCCTTGTTGTATTGGGTAGTTGGATCTCCTAATTCTGACTATTCTTTGAGTTGGCTTGTTCCTGTTGTTTTGGCTGCCGCAGTGGTGGGCTTCTTTTTTTGGAATTGTCCGCCGGCTAAGATATTTATGGGTGACGCTGGTAGTGGGTTTCTTGGTATCTCCTTGGGGGTTCTGTCTCTTCAGGTTGCATGGGTTGCGCCACAACTATTCTGGAGTTGGTTAATTTTGTTGGGTGTGTTTGTGGTGGATGCCACTTGGACGCTAATTTTCCGTTTTTTTCGTGGTGACAAAGTTTATGAGGCGCATCGGTCTCATGCATATCAACACGCTGCACGAATATTTGGGAAGCACTCTACAGTGACGTATTCTGTCGTAGTGATTAATGTTTTTTGGTTGTTTCCTATAGCGTATATGGTCGGATTAAAAAGTTTAGATGGCTTGCTTGGTTTGATCCTTGCGTATCTGCCGTTGGCTTTTTTTGCGGTAAAGTTTAATGCTGGAAGTCGTGAAGCTGATTCTTCCTGTTGA
- a CDS encoding polysaccharide biosynthesis protein has protein sequence MESLRVWLVGLSRRNKRLLQVGVDIVLVWLALWLSFVVRLGLDDLVNPLAGHVWLFMSAPVIAIPIFIKLGMYRAVMRYFGKDALIAIFKAVSLSALILALLVYWHRDSPLVVPRSLVFIYWWLSLVLLGGLRLAMRQYFTGSWYETTARVPFVRREDRLPRVAIYGAGAAGNQLVAALRLGRDIRPVAFIDDDIGISNRVIAGLKVYKPKHIQQMIEDTGAQEILLAIPSAPRARRREILELLEDFSIHVRSVPGFMDLASGRVKVEDVQEVDIADLLGRDIVPPQPVLFERCIRGKVVMVTGAGGSIGSELCRQIVATGPTTLLLFEHSEYNLYNIHAELEQRVRREALKLRLIPILGSVRNPVKLVDLMRTWNVNTVYHAAAYKHVPMVEHNIAEGVLNNVWGSLHAAEAAVMAGVDNFVLISTDKAVRPTNVMGGTKRLAEMVLQALSTETAPVLYGDKKEAIHHVNKTRFTMVRFGNVLGSSGSVIPRFHQQIKRGGPVTVTHPNITRYFMTIPEAAQLVIQAGAMGQGGDVFVLDMGDPVKIVDLAEKMIHLSGLSVSGDKAPGGDIAIEFTGLRPGEKLYEELLIGDDVSPTDHPMIMCANEESLPWDLFKVVLSKLADAVEKDDYDRVRQILKETVSGYTPQEDIVDWVYQKRSSKPERV, from the coding sequence ATGGAAAGTCTACGGGTTTGGCTGGTAGGGTTGTCACGCCGAAATAAGCGTCTATTGCAGGTTGGTGTAGATATAGTGTTAGTTTGGCTGGCGCTATGGCTTTCATTTGTTGTGCGCTTAGGTTTGGATGACCTTGTCAATCCGCTTGCTGGCCATGTGTGGTTGTTCATGTCAGCTCCAGTTATTGCAATCCCGATTTTTATCAAGCTGGGGATGTATCGCGCGGTTATGCGATATTTTGGTAAGGACGCGTTGATAGCGATCTTTAAGGCTGTTTCTCTATCTGCGCTTATTTTGGCGTTGCTGGTGTACTGGCACAGAGATTCCCCACTGGTAGTGCCTCGTTCTCTTGTATTTATATATTGGTGGTTGAGTCTTGTTTTATTGGGCGGTCTTCGACTGGCTATGCGCCAGTATTTTACGGGTAGCTGGTATGAAACCACTGCACGAGTTCCGTTTGTTCGTCGCGAAGATCGATTGCCAAGGGTAGCCATTTATGGCGCAGGTGCAGCGGGCAATCAGCTGGTAGCTGCGTTACGCTTAGGTCGTGATATACGCCCCGTTGCTTTTATCGATGACGATATTGGTATCTCTAACCGGGTTATTGCTGGATTGAAGGTTTACAAGCCTAAGCATATCCAGCAAATGATTGAAGATACCGGTGCACAAGAAATTCTTTTGGCAATTCCTTCGGCTCCCCGTGCTCGTAGGAGAGAGATTCTCGAATTACTTGAAGACTTTTCGATACACGTTCGTAGTGTCCCGGGCTTTATGGATTTGGCTAGCGGACGTGTCAAAGTGGAAGATGTACAGGAGGTTGATATCGCGGATCTACTTGGTCGTGACATTGTGCCTCCGCAACCTGTTCTTTTTGAGCGCTGTATTCGCGGCAAAGTAGTGATGGTTACTGGCGCTGGTGGCTCGATTGGTTCGGAGCTTTGTCGACAGATTGTAGCTACTGGTCCTACTACGCTTTTATTGTTCGAACATAGTGAATACAACTTATACAACATTCATGCCGAACTTGAACAGAGAGTTCGCCGAGAGGCCCTTAAATTGCGCTTGATTCCAATTCTGGGTTCTGTCCGCAATCCAGTCAAATTGGTCGATTTGATGCGCACATGGAATGTCAATACGGTTTACCATGCTGCGGCTTATAAACATGTGCCGATGGTTGAGCATAATATTGCTGAAGGTGTGCTGAACAATGTTTGGGGTTCGCTGCACGCAGCTGAAGCAGCGGTAATGGCCGGAGTCGATAATTTTGTGCTGATCTCTACCGACAAAGCGGTCCGCCCGACAAATGTCATGGGGGGGACTAAACGCCTCGCGGAAATGGTGTTGCAAGCCTTGAGTACAGAGACTGCTCCTGTATTGTATGGTGATAAAAAGGAGGCAATACATCATGTCAATAAAACGCGTTTCACAATGGTTCGTTTTGGTAATGTATTGGGCTCTTCCGGTTCCGTAATTCCACGGTTCCATCAACAAATAAAACGTGGTGGCCCTGTAACGGTAACTCACCCAAACATCACGCGCTATTTCATGACGATTCCGGAGGCTGCACAGTTAGTGATTCAGGCTGGAGCTATGGGGCAGGGCGGTGATGTTTTTGTGTTGGATATGGGGGATCCGGTTAAGATTGTCGATCTCGCAGAAAAAATGATCCATTTGAGCGGACTTAGTGTAAGCGGTGACAAGGCACCTGGAGGCGATATTGCGATTGAATTCACAGGTCTGCGTCCGGGTGAAAAGCTATACGAGGAACTTCTTATTGGCGACGATGTTAGCCCAACGGACCACCCGATGATTATGTGTGCAAATGAGGAAAGTTTGCCTTGGGACTTGTTCAAAGTTGTTTTGAGCAAGCTTGCGGACGCCGTTGAGAAAGATGACTACGATCGTGTAAGGCAAATTCTCAAGGAAACTGTAAGTGGATATACCCCTCAGGAAGATATAGTTGATTGGGTGTACCAAAAGCGTTCATCTAAACCTGAACGTGTATGA
- a CDS encoding acyltransferase, with translation METVTALYIGEGTSIQRRCTINGSVRVGFGCIFAPNVFVSSGTHPFRFSPHLPIREQERSIARLENRANLDEPVWIQDDCWLGVNSVVCPGVTVGKGSIVGANAVVTQDVPPYTVVGGVPAKKIGSRLDWNPKSAIDGSQVLDFPYVLSGLLRPAHDGIPAGVKANYDVPFHAVLKLEGSSQNVLGIRYFASEPLNLSLFGDVLKVSAGAGSLDVKVPRGVIKDGILEFALIVKDRNCSASITILEAWCS, from the coding sequence ATGGAGACAGTAACAGCTTTGTACATAGGTGAGGGCACATCGATTCAGCGTAGATGTACAATCAATGGAAGTGTTCGTGTTGGATTCGGCTGTATATTCGCGCCAAATGTTTTTGTCTCATCAGGCACACACCCTTTTAGGTTTTCTCCTCATTTGCCGATTAGAGAGCAGGAGCGGAGTATTGCCCGTCTAGAGAATAGAGCCAATCTCGATGAACCCGTATGGATTCAAGACGACTGTTGGTTAGGCGTGAACTCTGTTGTTTGTCCAGGGGTTACTGTTGGGAAAGGATCTATTGTTGGTGCAAATGCGGTTGTTACCCAGGATGTCCCTCCATATACCGTCGTCGGGGGTGTGCCTGCTAAAAAAATCGGAAGTAGATTGGATTGGAACCCCAAAAGCGCAATTGATGGAAGTCAAGTGCTGGATTTTCCTTATGTTCTCTCAGGGCTGCTAAGGCCTGCTCATGACGGTATCCCTGCCGGTGTTAAAGCCAATTATGATGTTCCTTTTCATGCAGTGCTCAAGTTGGAAGGATCCTCACAAAATGTTCTCGGTATTCGTTACTTTGCGTCTGAGCCTTTGAACCTATCTTTGTTCGGTGATGTATTGAAGGTGAGTGCAGGGGCTGGATCGCTTGACGTTAAAGTGCCACGTGGCGTGATCAAAGATGGGATATTGGAGTTCGCGCTTATTGTTAAAGACCGCAATTGTTCTGCCAGTATAACCATACTAGAAGCGTGGTGTTCTTGA
- a CDS encoding NAD-dependent epimerase/dehydratase family protein: protein MDKVLVSGASGFIGRALCQYLVSRSFEVHGIVRKRHVAIENVNLINLDLEKSENIHVACEGVDCVVHLAGRAHVLNDDARDPLEVFRRVNVHASLRLARAAIKSRVRRFVFVSSVGVNGAESSLYPFAEYSEPMPHADYAISKFEAEEELKSLFSGAETELVIIRPPLVYAADAPGNFSRLLRVVATGFPLPFGSLNNQRSIVSLENLIAFISLCIEHPAAKNELFLVSDGSDVSTTDIVRLLSRGMGKKSILIPVPDVLLKMGAKLLGKKSLYIQLCRSLQIDSSKAETLLGWKPLLGAEEALVETGKRFINKNTLS, encoded by the coding sequence ATGGATAAGGTACTGGTTTCAGGGGCAAGTGGTTTTATAGGTAGAGCGCTTTGTCAATATTTGGTTTCGCGGTCATTCGAGGTTCACGGTATAGTTCGGAAAAGGCACGTTGCTATAGAGAATGTGAATCTTATCAACTTAGATTTGGAAAAGTCGGAAAATATACATGTCGCTTGTGAGGGTGTTGATTGCGTTGTGCACCTGGCTGGGCGCGCACATGTGTTAAATGATGATGCGCGAGATCCTTTGGAGGTCTTCAGAAGAGTTAACGTTCATGCTAGTTTGCGACTTGCACGTGCGGCGATTAAGTCACGCGTGCGACGGTTTGTTTTTGTAAGTTCTGTTGGTGTAAATGGGGCGGAATCCTCGTTGTATCCCTTTGCTGAGTATAGCGAGCCAATGCCTCATGCAGACTATGCTATTTCCAAGTTTGAGGCAGAAGAAGAGTTAAAGAGCCTTTTTTCTGGTGCGGAGACTGAACTTGTTATTATTCGCCCTCCGTTGGTATATGCTGCTGATGCACCTGGAAACTTTTCTCGACTTCTTAGGGTAGTCGCTACTGGTTTTCCTCTGCCGTTCGGAAGCTTAAATAACCAGAGAAGTATTGTTTCGCTTGAAAATTTGATTGCCTTTATTTCACTTTGCATCGAACATCCGGCTGCCAAAAATGAACTTTTTTTGGTGTCTGATGGGAGTGATGTATCCACAACGGATATCGTTAGGCTTCTTTCGCGTGGCATGGGTAAAAAGAGTATTTTGATACCTGTACCTGATGTATTGTTGAAGATGGGTGCTAAATTGCTTGGTAAAAAGTCGCTCTATATTCAACTTTGTCGTTCTCTACAGATTGATTCTTCCAAGGCGGAAACGCTGCTTGGCTGGAAGCCTTTGTTGGGTGCGGAAGAAGCACTGGTTGAGACAGGCAAGCGCTTTATTAATAAAAATACTCTCAGTTAA
- a CDS encoding UDP-glucuronic acid decarboxylase family protein, with protein sequence MKKVLVTGGAGFLGSHLCEKLLDAGNEVLCVDNFFTGAKRNIAHLLPNPYFELIRHDVTFPLYVEVDEIYNLACPASPIHYQHDPVQTLKTSVHGAINMLGLAKRVNAKIFQASTSEVYGDPEVHPQPESYWGKVNPVGIRSCYDEGKRCAETLFFDYHRQHGLLIKVARIFNTYGPRMHPNDGRVVSNFIVQALKGEDITIYGEGQQTRSFCYVDDLVEGFVQLMSTDDNVTGPLNLGNPNEFTIRQLAERVLELTGSSSNLIFKPLPQDDPQQRQPDISKAHALLDWQPRIMLDSGLQKTIAYFDKILSEESLPVV encoded by the coding sequence ATGAAAAAAGTACTGGTGACGGGTGGGGCTGGATTCTTGGGGTCGCACTTGTGCGAAAAACTTTTGGACGCTGGGAACGAAGTGCTTTGCGTAGATAATTTCTTTACAGGAGCGAAGCGCAATATTGCACACTTGTTACCTAATCCATATTTCGAGTTAATTCGGCACGATGTCACCTTTCCATTGTACGTGGAAGTCGATGAGATATATAACCTTGCTTGTCCCGCGTCACCAATACATTATCAGCATGACCCTGTCCAAACACTGAAAACAAGTGTGCATGGTGCCATTAACATGCTTGGTTTGGCAAAACGTGTAAACGCGAAGATCTTTCAGGCGTCAACTAGTGAAGTATATGGCGATCCGGAGGTTCATCCCCAGCCAGAAAGTTATTGGGGTAAGGTTAATCCTGTTGGAATTCGTTCTTGCTACGACGAAGGGAAGCGCTGTGCTGAGACTCTGTTTTTTGATTATCACCGTCAGCATGGTTTGCTAATAAAGGTGGCAAGGATTTTCAATACCTACGGACCAAGAATGCATCCGAATGATGGTCGCGTGGTGAGTAATTTTATCGTTCAAGCCTTGAAAGGTGAAGATATTACAATCTATGGGGAAGGGCAGCAAACACGAAGTTTTTGCTATGTAGATGATTTGGTAGAAGGTTTCGTTCAGTTGATGTCAACGGATGATAATGTGACCGGCCCATTAAATCTTGGCAATCCCAATGAGTTTACGATTAGACAGCTTGCCGAGCGGGTGTTGGAGTTGACAGGATCTTCTTCCAATTTGATTTTTAAACCACTTCCCCAAGATGATCCGCAGCAGCGACAGCCAGATATCAGTAAAGCCCACGCGCTACTCGATTGGCAGCCCAGAATTATGTTGGATAGCGGCCTGCAAAAAACAATTGCATATTTTGACAAAATTTTGTCAGAAGAGAGTCTGCCGGTCGTTTGA
- a CDS encoding lipopolysaccharide biosynthesis protein, whose amino-acid sequence MGIMMLRPLLMAHFLDVQEFAYYGAGLLISSTFCMLGCIGLQSLLQREMPKQFMRGRNMAANILLAQCIIVASICAVLGLVLSVAGFEFASLDREVIAISILHGMGQQLFLLVTVESRSRGETLRYSGQQLVRAVLVIVLAGLVAVTFDAAKLVLLVEALVSLALSVKILLRVPGSSLAGFQAVFKLALSRLGSVPWRSAIALFAVMVVSFLVLNIDRWLAASFLSSAVFAQYTFAWILLLVAQSLQAIVNTSVFPLMARNFAKSGKGICFRTAAIASFLLLSLGTVAAWPAIVIIEILIANYYPDYEDSTTLLSFFLCVGILRVSDFWSSYLVVVGLEKRLLFVNLFVVFSVSAGWFGFNWALIPNGLQVTNLATLLVCLTVFSYVAVFVTALLSRR is encoded by the coding sequence ATGGGTATAATGATGCTCCGCCCTTTGCTGATGGCGCATTTTTTGGATGTGCAAGAGTTTGCTTATTATGGGGCGGGATTGCTGATCTCGAGCACCTTTTGCATGCTTGGTTGTATTGGGTTGCAGTCACTGCTGCAGCGCGAAATGCCGAAGCAGTTTATGCGTGGTCGCAATATGGCTGCGAATATTCTTTTAGCGCAATGTATTATCGTTGCGTCAATTTGTGCTGTTCTGGGTTTAGTCTTATCTGTTGCTGGTTTTGAGTTCGCTAGTTTAGACCGTGAAGTGATAGCGATAAGCATCTTGCATGGTATGGGACAACAATTGTTCTTGTTGGTCACCGTTGAAAGTCGTAGTAGAGGTGAGACTCTTCGTTATTCAGGCCAGCAGCTGGTTCGTGCCGTTCTGGTAATTGTTTTAGCTGGTTTAGTGGCAGTTACTTTTGATGCTGCAAAGTTAGTCTTGTTGGTAGAAGCGTTGGTTTCTCTCGCTTTATCAGTGAAAATACTTTTGCGAGTGCCCGGAAGCTCGCTAGCTGGTTTCCAAGCTGTGTTCAAGCTGGCGCTCAGTCGGCTTGGATCTGTCCCATGGCGAAGTGCTATAGCACTGTTTGCTGTTATGGTTGTCAGTTTTCTTGTTTTGAATATTGATAGATGGTTAGCAGCGAGTTTTCTGTCTAGTGCGGTATTTGCCCAGTACACTTTTGCTTGGATTTTGCTCTTGGTTGCACAATCGTTACAGGCGATTGTTAATACCTCTGTGTTTCCTTTGATGGCACGAAATTTCGCTAAGAGCGGAAAGGGGATCTGTTTTCGAACGGCAGCTATTGCATCATTTTTACTTTTGAGTCTTGGGACAGTGGCGGCTTGGCCCGCCATTGTGATCATTGAGATCTTAATAGCAAATTATTATCCGGATTATGAAGATTCAACAACCTTGTTAAGCTTCTTTCTATGTGTGGGTATATTGCGCGTTTCCGATTTTTGGTCAAGCTATTTGGTCGTGGTCGGACTTGAGAAGCGTTTGTTGTTTGTGAATTTGTTTGTTGTTTTTTCTGTAAGTGCTGGTTGGTTCGGCTTCAACTGGGCGCTAATTCCAAATGGCTTACAAGTCACAAACTTGGCGACTCTTTTGGTTTGCTTGACAGTGTTTAGCTATGTCGCAGTCTTTGTAACTGCGTTACTTTCCAGGAGGTAA
- the pseH gene encoding UDP-4-amino-4,6-dideoxy-N-acetyl-beta-L-altrosamine N-acetyltransferase gives MSNNIVRRMKRDDLRMVLQWRNHIEVRRFMYSQEEISFLDHTKWFEANSNNPDKKLLIFEKNDISLGFINFDRIRNSDVVDWGFYTAPNAPKGTGKRLGKTVLDYAFKGLNFRKVCGQVLSYNQRSINFHLKLGFRQEGVLVDQYFDGHKYHSVVCFGLLSNEWNMIQCGEESD, from the coding sequence GTGAGCAATAATATAGTCCGTAGAATGAAGAGGGATGATCTACGCATGGTGTTACAGTGGCGTAATCATATAGAGGTTCGCCGCTTCATGTACTCTCAGGAAGAAATTAGTTTTCTCGACCATACAAAATGGTTTGAGGCCAACTCTAATAACCCTGATAAAAAATTATTGATTTTTGAGAAGAATGATATCTCTTTAGGGTTTATTAATTTCGATCGGATTCGAAATAGTGATGTCGTAGATTGGGGCTTCTATACCGCTCCCAATGCCCCAAAAGGAACAGGGAAGCGGCTTGGGAAGACTGTTCTTGATTATGCCTTTAAAGGGTTGAATTTCCGAAAAGTATGCGGGCAAGTACTATCTTATAATCAACGATCAATTAATTTCCATCTTAAACTTGGCTTTCGACAGGAAGGTGTTCTAGTGGATCAGTACTTTGATGGACATAAGTATCACTCAGTGGTGTGTTTCGGACTGTTGAGTAATGAATGGAATATGATTCAATGTGGAGAAGAAAGTGACTAA
- the pseI gene encoding pseudaminic acid synthase — MTKNTPIIEISGRPISSENAPYIIAELSANHNGRLETALEIVAEAKRAGADAIKLQTYRPDTITLNCDSNDFLVRGGLWDGRSLYELYQEAHMPWDWHAPLFQRARELDITMFSSPFDHTAVDLLEDLGAPAYKIASFEAVDLGLIKYVAGTGKPMIISTGMADADEIQEAISAAREGGCRELAVLLCVSGYPAPAEDYNLRTLTDMSQRYGLVTGLSDHTLDNTTAIASVVLGASIIEKHFTLDRNGGGPDDSFSLEPEELAALCRDSKTAWSALGSVNYGRKSSEQGNVQFRRSLYFVRDLIAGEKITKDVVRSVRPGFGLAPKFIDKVLGMSVSRDVSMGTPVSWDVLK; from the coding sequence GTGACTAAAAATACTCCAATTATTGAAATTTCGGGGCGTCCTATTTCGAGTGAAAATGCACCGTATATTATTGCGGAATTGTCAGCAAACCATAATGGTCGCCTGGAAACAGCGCTTGAGATTGTAGCCGAGGCCAAGCGTGCAGGTGCTGACGCAATCAAGCTTCAAACATATCGCCCAGATACCATTACACTCAACTGTGACTCTAACGATTTCCTAGTTCGGGGAGGGCTTTGGGATGGTCGTAGTCTTTATGAGTTGTATCAAGAAGCGCATATGCCTTGGGATTGGCATGCTCCACTGTTCCAACGAGCAAGAGAGTTGGACATCACGATGTTTAGTTCTCCTTTTGACCATACAGCAGTAGATCTACTGGAGGACCTCGGTGCGCCAGCCTATAAAATTGCTTCATTTGAGGCGGTTGATTTGGGGTTGATAAAGTACGTGGCTGGCACGGGCAAGCCAATGATTATCTCGACAGGGATGGCTGATGCTGATGAGATCCAAGAGGCTATTTCGGCGGCGAGAGAAGGGGGGTGCCGAGAGCTTGCTGTTCTCCTTTGTGTGAGTGGCTATCCAGCGCCTGCAGAAGACTACAATCTTAGAACATTAACTGATATGTCTCAGCGATATGGTTTGGTAACTGGTCTGTCAGATCACACACTAGATAACACAACTGCAATAGCTAGCGTGGTCTTGGGGGCGTCGATTATTGAAAAGCATTTCACACTTGATCGAAACGGTGGTGGGCCTGACGATAGTTTTTCTCTTGAGCCTGAAGAGCTCGCCGCGCTTTGCCGAGATAGTAAAACTGCTTGGAGTGCACTCGGGTCGGTGAACTATGGGCGTAAATCAAGTGAGCAAGGTAATGTGCAGTTTCGTCGCTCGCTGTATTTTGTAAGGGACTTGATCGCGGGTGAGAAAATTACTAAAGACGTAGTTAGAAGTGTTCGGCCAGGTTTTGGTTTGGCGCCAAAATTTATCGACAAAGTTCTTGGGATGAGCGTCAGTAGGGACGTGTCAATGGGTACGCCTGTCTCTTGGGACGTTCTAAAATGA